One genomic region from Electrophorus electricus isolate fEleEle1 chromosome 23, fEleEle1.pri, whole genome shotgun sequence encodes:
- the rfx2 gene encoding DNA-binding protein RFX2 isoform X1 yields MQNSEGGSEATSTVALTTSTSAQAPVVQPVPASQQRVLVQATGSSQKGGQVQQLSRVHQVPPQQVQQVQHIYPSQVQYVEGGEPVYSNGTIRAAYSYNPDVQLYGQGSASTYFDSPGAQVTTVVSSSSGVPPHSMVGITMDVGSSQIISSSGAYLIHGGMEGGRPHTSQSFRSSSAMLQWLLDNYETAEGVSLARCSLYHHYLRHCQEQKLDPVNAASFGKLIRSVFMGLRTRRLGTRGNSKYHYYGIRLKPDSPLNRLQDDFQYMAMRQQPVHQKQRFKPLHKVDGMGNSISSGSHHASSTPEQSVAAQSQHHQQYIDVSHALPPFPSLDLGSCPLPECITLNDVKKLQGIYRDHCEATLDVVMNLQFHFIEKLWQTFWFSTLPSSDGSTTIASSDEDMEGVIPRDKLIALCKFEPVKCWMRSCDHILYQALVEILIPDVLRPVPSTLTQAIRNFAKSLEGWLTSAMSSFPQEIVRTKAAVVSAFAQTLRRYTSLNHLAQAARAVLQNTSQINQMLSDLNRVDFANVQEQASWVCQCDESMVQRLEQDFKITLQQQSSLDQWAAWLDSVVTQVLKGHEGSASFARAARQFLLKWSFYSSMVIRDLTLRSAASFGSFHLIRLLYDEYMFYLVEHRVAQATGETPIAVMGEFSDLSLMMPSLVEKDQFSDDMGSELGSDGDVSRGPCEPAVKSERIEVNHSLQEI; encoded by the exons ATGCAGAATTCTGAGGGAGGGTCAGAGGCGACTTCTACCGTGGCACTGACGACGTCGACATCAGCCCAGGCACCTGTTGTACAGCCTGTCCCTGCATCACAACAG cGAGTGTTGGTTCAGGCCACAGGCTCTTCCCAGAAGGGAGGACAGGTACAGCAGCTGTCTAGAGTGCATCAGGTCCCTCCACAg caggTGCAGCAGGTCCAGCACATCTACCCGTCCCAGGTGCAGTATGTTGAGGGAGGAGAGCCTGTCTACTCCAATGGCACCAT TCGAGCTGCATACTCCTATAACCCGGATGTCCAGCTGTACGGGCAGGGCAGTGCCAGCACCTACTTTGACTCCCCAGGGGCGCAGGTCACCACGGTGGTCTCCTCGTCCAGTGGGGTGCCACCCCACAGCATGGTGGGCATCACCATGGATGTGGGCAGCAGCCAGATCATCTCCAGCAGTGGTGCATATCTCATCCACGGAGGCATGGAGGGGGGTCGTCCCCACACCTCCCAGTCCTTCCGTTCCTCTTCAGCGATG ctacaGTGGCTGTTGGATAACTACGAGACGGCCGAGGGGGTGAGTCTGGCCCGCTGCTCCCTGTACCACCACTACTTGCGCCACTGTCAGGAACAGAAGCTGGACCCTGTCAACGCAGCCTCCTTCGGCAAGCTCATCCGCTCCGTGTTTATGGGCCTGCGCACACGCCGTCTCGGAACCAg ggGCAACTCTAAGTACCACTACTATGGCATCCGACTGAAGCCTGACTCACCTCTGAACCGGCTGCAGGACGACTTTCAGTACATGGCAATGAGACAACAGCCTGTTCACCAgaaacagag GTTCAAGCCACTGCACAAGGTGGATGGGATGGGGAACAGCATCTCCAGCGGCTCTCACCATGCCAGCAGCACGCCTGAGCAGAGCGTGGCTGCCCAGAGCCAACACCACCAGCAGTACATAG atgTGTCCCACGCGCTgcctcccttcccctctcttgATCTGGGCTCTTGCCCGCTGCCCGAGTGCATCACCCTGAACGACGTGAAGAAGCTTCAGGGCATCTACAGGGACCACTGTGAG gccACTCTAGACGTTGTGATGAATCTGCAGTTTCACTTCATAGAGAAGCTGTGGCAGACCTTCTGGTTCTCAACGCTGCCCTCTAGTGACGGCTCCACCACCATCGCCAGCAG CGACGAGGACATGGAGGGGGTGATCCCCAGGGACAAGCTGATTGCTCTGTGCAAGTTTGAGCCAGTGAAGTGCTGGATGAGGAGCTGTGACCACATCCTCTACCAGGCCCTGGTGGAGATCCTCATTCCGGATGTGCTCCGGCCCGTTCCCA GTACTCTCACCCAGGCTATTAGAAACTTTGCCAAGAGTCTGGAGGGCTGGCTGACCTCAGCCATGAGCAGCTTCCCCCAGGAGATTGTGCGGACCAAG GCTGCAGTAGTGAGCGCGTTCGCCCAGACTCTGCGCAGGTACACGTCTCTGAATCACCTGGCCCAGGCTGCGCGGGCCGTGCTGCAGAACACCTCCCAGATCAACCAGATGCTCAGTGACCTCAACCGTGTGGACTTCGCCAACGTGCAG GAGCAAGCCTCgtgggtgtgtcagtgtgacGAGAGCATGGTGCAGCGTCTGGAGCAGGACTTTAAGATAACCCTGCAGCAGCAGAGCTCTCTGGACCAGTGGGCAGCGTGGCTGGACAGCGTGGTCACCCAGGTGCTGAAGGGGCACGAGGGCAGTGCCAGCTTCGCCCGAGCAGCACGCCAGTTCCTCCTCAAGTGGTCCTTCTACAG CTCCATGGTGATCCGGGACCTGACCCTGCGGAGTGCCGCCAGTTTCGGCTCTTTCCACCTCATCCGCCTGCTCTACGACGAGTACATGTTCTACCTGGTGGAGCACCGTGTCGCCCAGGCGACCGGGGAGACGCCCATCGCTGTCATGGGAGAG TTCAGTGACCTTAGTTTAATGATGCCTTCACTCGTGGAGAAAG ATCAGTTCTCCGACGACATGGGGAGTGAGCTGGGGAGTGATGGCGACGTGTCGCGGGGCCCCTGTGAGCCTGCTGTGAAGAGTGAGCGCATCGAAGTCAACCACTCGCTGCAGGAGATCTGA
- the rfx2 gene encoding DNA-binding protein RFX2 isoform X2, with protein MQNSEGGSEATSTVALTTSTSAQAPVVQPVPASQQRVLVQATGSSQKGGQVQQLSRVHQVPPQQVQQVQHIYPSQVQYVEGGEPVYSNGTIRAAYSYNPDVQLYGQGSASTYFDSPGAQVTTVVSSSSGVPPHSMVGITMDVGSSQIISSSGAYLIHGGMEGGRPHTSQSFRSSSAMLEMAIENLQKSEGIASHKSSLLNSHLQWLLDNYETAEGVSLARCSLYHHYLRHCQEQKLDPVNAASFGKLIRSVFMGLRTRRLGTRGNSKYHYYGIRLKPDSPLNRLQDDFQYMAMRQQPVHQKQRFKPLHKVDGMGNSISSGSHHASSTPEQSVAAQSQHHQQYIDVSHALPPFPSLDLGSCPLPECITLNDVKKLQGIYRDHCEATLDVVMNLQFHFIEKLWQTFWFSTLPSSDGSTTIASSDEDMEGVIPRDKLIALCKFEPVKCWMRSCDHILYQALVEILIPDVLRPVPSTLTQAIRNFAKSLEGWLTSAMSSFPQEIVRTKAAVVSAFAQTLRRYTSLNHLAQAARAVLQNTSQINQMLSDLNRVDFANVQEQASWVCQCDESMVQRLEQDFKITLQQQSSLDQWAAWLDSVVTQVLKGHEGSASFARAARQFLLKWSFYSSMVIRDLTLRSAASFGSFHLIRLLYDEYMFYLVEHRVAQATGETPIAVMGEFSDLSLMMPSLVEKDQFSDDMGSELGSDGDVSRGPCEPAVKSERIEVNHSLQEI; from the exons ATGCAGAATTCTGAGGGAGGGTCAGAGGCGACTTCTACCGTGGCACTGACGACGTCGACATCAGCCCAGGCACCTGTTGTACAGCCTGTCCCTGCATCACAACAG cGAGTGTTGGTTCAGGCCACAGGCTCTTCCCAGAAGGGAGGACAGGTACAGCAGCTGTCTAGAGTGCATCAGGTCCCTCCACAg caggTGCAGCAGGTCCAGCACATCTACCCGTCCCAGGTGCAGTATGTTGAGGGAGGAGAGCCTGTCTACTCCAATGGCACCAT TCGAGCTGCATACTCCTATAACCCGGATGTCCAGCTGTACGGGCAGGGCAGTGCCAGCACCTACTTTGACTCCCCAGGGGCGCAGGTCACCACGGTGGTCTCCTCGTCCAGTGGGGTGCCACCCCACAGCATGGTGGGCATCACCATGGATGTGGGCAGCAGCCAGATCATCTCCAGCAGTGGTGCATATCTCATCCACGGAGGCATGGAGGGGGGTCGTCCCCACACCTCCCAGTCCTTCCGTTCCTCTTCAGCGATG cTTGAAATGGCGATTGAAAACCTACAAAAGTCTGAAGGGATTGCCTCCCACAAGAGCAGCCTGCTCAACAGCCAT ctacaGTGGCTGTTGGATAACTACGAGACGGCCGAGGGGGTGAGTCTGGCCCGCTGCTCCCTGTACCACCACTACTTGCGCCACTGTCAGGAACAGAAGCTGGACCCTGTCAACGCAGCCTCCTTCGGCAAGCTCATCCGCTCCGTGTTTATGGGCCTGCGCACACGCCGTCTCGGAACCAg ggGCAACTCTAAGTACCACTACTATGGCATCCGACTGAAGCCTGACTCACCTCTGAACCGGCTGCAGGACGACTTTCAGTACATGGCAATGAGACAACAGCCTGTTCACCAgaaacagag GTTCAAGCCACTGCACAAGGTGGATGGGATGGGGAACAGCATCTCCAGCGGCTCTCACCATGCCAGCAGCACGCCTGAGCAGAGCGTGGCTGCCCAGAGCCAACACCACCAGCAGTACATAG atgTGTCCCACGCGCTgcctcccttcccctctcttgATCTGGGCTCTTGCCCGCTGCCCGAGTGCATCACCCTGAACGACGTGAAGAAGCTTCAGGGCATCTACAGGGACCACTGTGAG gccACTCTAGACGTTGTGATGAATCTGCAGTTTCACTTCATAGAGAAGCTGTGGCAGACCTTCTGGTTCTCAACGCTGCCCTCTAGTGACGGCTCCACCACCATCGCCAGCAG CGACGAGGACATGGAGGGGGTGATCCCCAGGGACAAGCTGATTGCTCTGTGCAAGTTTGAGCCAGTGAAGTGCTGGATGAGGAGCTGTGACCACATCCTCTACCAGGCCCTGGTGGAGATCCTCATTCCGGATGTGCTCCGGCCCGTTCCCA GTACTCTCACCCAGGCTATTAGAAACTTTGCCAAGAGTCTGGAGGGCTGGCTGACCTCAGCCATGAGCAGCTTCCCCCAGGAGATTGTGCGGACCAAG GCTGCAGTAGTGAGCGCGTTCGCCCAGACTCTGCGCAGGTACACGTCTCTGAATCACCTGGCCCAGGCTGCGCGGGCCGTGCTGCAGAACACCTCCCAGATCAACCAGATGCTCAGTGACCTCAACCGTGTGGACTTCGCCAACGTGCAG GAGCAAGCCTCgtgggtgtgtcagtgtgacGAGAGCATGGTGCAGCGTCTGGAGCAGGACTTTAAGATAACCCTGCAGCAGCAGAGCTCTCTGGACCAGTGGGCAGCGTGGCTGGACAGCGTGGTCACCCAGGTGCTGAAGGGGCACGAGGGCAGTGCCAGCTTCGCCCGAGCAGCACGCCAGTTCCTCCTCAAGTGGTCCTTCTACAG CTCCATGGTGATCCGGGACCTGACCCTGCGGAGTGCCGCCAGTTTCGGCTCTTTCCACCTCATCCGCCTGCTCTACGACGAGTACATGTTCTACCTGGTGGAGCACCGTGTCGCCCAGGCGACCGGGGAGACGCCCATCGCTGTCATGGGAGAG TTCAGTGACCTTAGTTTAATGATGCCTTCACTCGTGGAGAAAG ATCAGTTCTCCGACGACATGGGGAGTGAGCTGGGGAGTGATGGCGACGTGTCGCGGGGCCCCTGTGAGCCTGCTGTGAAGAGTGAGCGCATCGAAGTCAACCACTCGCTGCAGGAGATCTGA